Genomic window (Roseivirga sp. 4D4):
GTTGAAAAGTCGATTGCCTATATAGAGGCAAACCTTCAAAACCCTTTATCATTGGAAGCAGTAGCAGATGCTGCATGTCTTTCCAAGTATCACTTTTCCAGAGCCTTTAAATCAGCTACAGGAGATAAAGTTAGTGACTACATCAGAAGACGAAGGATAACCCAGGCCGCATTCGACCTAATCAAATCACCTGATAAGATTGGCCAAATTGCTATCGACTATCAGTTCGACTCACAGGAGTCTTTTACACGATCTTTTAAAGGTGTCTATGGACTTACCCCTAATGAATATCGCAAGAATGGTGTCAACATATTGGCACATAGACGCAGTAGCCTATCTGCAGAAAGAATCGAGCATCTTCAACAGAATGTTTCGTTAGAACCCACCATAGTTACCGAACCACAGCGTAAGCTTATAGGGATACACTGCCAAACCTCTTCGGTACAGAACAACATCCCTGTGCTTTGGCAGGTATTTATGCGAAGGCTACATGAAATTGACAACAGCCTAGATAATGGTCGATTTGGGATCAGTGGATATAAAGACTTTGACCCAACTCAATTCTCAGCAAACGCAATGGTTGATAAATGGGCAACTGTAGAGGTAAGTGCTATTAAGGAAATACCTGAAGATATGGTGGCCTATGAACTCTCA
Coding sequences:
- a CDS encoding GyrI-like domain-containing protein, with the protein product MNRISVEKSIAYIEANLQNPLSLEAVADAACLSKYHFSRAFKSATGDKVSDYIRRRRITQAAFDLIKSPDKIGQIAIDYQFDSQESFTRSFKGVYGLTPNEYRKNGVNILAHRRSSLSAERIEHLQQNVSLEPTIVTEPQRKLIGIHCQTSSVQNNIPVLWQVFMRRLHEIDNSLDNGRFGISGYKDFDPTQFSANAMVDKWATVEVSAIKEIPEDMVAYELSGGTYARFSHRGGKRNVQMTFEYIYSTWLPNSIYEIDNREHFEHYPKDYQGPENPESELFIFLPIKLKNQVE